In Acidiphilium acidophilum, one genomic interval encodes:
- a CDS encoding IlvD/Edd family dehydratase → MSGLRKGLTSYGDAGFSLFLRKAFIKAMGYSDDALDRPIVGITNTASDYNPCHGNVPDLIESAKRGVMLAGAMPMVFPTISIHESFAHPTSMFLRNLMAMDTEEMIRAQPMDAVIVIGGCDKTLPAQIMGAASAGLPTIVVPTGPMVVGHHKGEVLGACTDCRRLWGQHRAGTIDEAEIETISGRLAPSVGTCMVMGTASTMACMIEALGLSLPMAATAPAVHAERRRIAEASGRRAAEMAVAGGPTPRELITPASVRNALAVLQAIGGSTNGIIHLTAMAGRVGLKLDLAALDELSREVPVLVDLKPSGAHYMEHLHHAGGVPALLRELAPALDMACGTVAGGTLAEIAAGAERVPGQTVIRPWDAPLQGSGAIAVLFGNLAPRGAVIKQSAASPALLRHKGRAVVFDSAADMAARIDLDDLDVTADDILVLRHTGPVGAPGMPEAGYLPIPLKLARKGVKDMVRISDARMSGTAFGTIVLHITPESAVGGPLALVRTGDIIALDVPARRIDLLIDQAEWATRQTALNLAAPPFVPGRGYARLFATSVLQADEGCDFDFLRYDQGEST, encoded by the coding sequence GTGAGCGGTTTGCGCAAGGGGCTGACCAGCTACGGCGATGCCGGATTCTCGCTGTTCCTGCGCAAGGCCTTCATCAAGGCCATGGGCTATTCCGATGATGCGCTGGACCGGCCGATCGTGGGGATCACCAATACCGCGAGCGACTACAATCCGTGCCATGGCAATGTGCCGGATCTGATCGAGAGCGCCAAACGCGGGGTGATGCTGGCGGGCGCAATGCCCATGGTGTTTCCGACCATCAGCATTCATGAGAGTTTTGCGCATCCGACCTCGATGTTCCTGCGCAACCTGATGGCCATGGATACCGAGGAAATGATCCGCGCCCAGCCGATGGATGCGGTGATCGTGATCGGCGGGTGCGACAAGACGCTGCCGGCGCAGATCATGGGGGCGGCGAGCGCGGGGTTGCCGACCATCGTGGTGCCGACCGGGCCGATGGTGGTCGGGCATCATAAAGGCGAGGTGCTGGGGGCGTGCACCGATTGCCGGCGGCTCTGGGGACAGCACCGGGCCGGGACGATCGATGAAGCCGAAATCGAGACGATCAGCGGGCGGCTGGCGCCTTCGGTCGGGACATGCATGGTAATGGGCACGGCCAGCACCATGGCCTGCATGATCGAGGCGCTCGGCCTGTCGCTGCCGATGGCCGCGACCGCGCCGGCCGTGCATGCCGAACGGAGGCGCATTGCAGAGGCGAGCGGGCGGCGGGCAGCGGAGATGGCGGTGGCTGGCGGACCGACGCCGCGCGAGCTGATCACCCCAGCTTCGGTCCGCAATGCGCTGGCGGTTTTGCAGGCGATCGGCGGATCGACCAACGGGATCATTCATTTGACCGCCATGGCCGGGCGGGTGGGACTCAAACTCGATCTGGCGGCGCTCGACGAGTTGAGCCGTGAGGTGCCGGTATTGGTCGATTTGAAGCCGTCGGGCGCGCATTACATGGAACATCTGCATCATGCGGGCGGCGTGCCTGCGCTGCTGCGGGAACTGGCGCCAGCGCTCGATATGGCGTGCGGCACGGTGGCGGGCGGCACGCTGGCCGAGATTGCCGCCGGGGCGGAGCGCGTGCCGGGGCAGACCGTGATCCGGCCATGGGACGCGCCGTTGCAGGGATCGGGGGCGATTGCGGTGCTGTTCGGGAATCTTGCGCCGCGCGGGGCGGTGATCAAGCAGTCGGCCGCCTCCCCTGCCCTGCTGCGCCACAAGGGCCGGGCGGTAGTGTTCGACTCAGCCGCGGACATGGCGGCGCGGATCGACCTCGATGATCTGGATGTGACGGCGGACGACATTCTCGTGCTGCGCCATACCGGGCCGGTCGGCGCGCCGGGGATGCCGGAGGCGGGGTATCTGCCGATTCCGCTCAAGCTGGCACGGAAAGGTGTGAAAGACATGGTGCGGATTTCGGATGCCCGGATGAGCGGGACCGCGTTCGGCACCATCGTGCTGCATATCACCCCGGAATCGGCGGTGGGCGGCCCGTTGGCGCTGGTGCGGACCGGAGACATCATCGCGCTCGACGTCCCGGCCCGACGGATCGACCTGCTGATCGATCAGGCCGAATGGGCAACACGGCAGACGGCGCTGAATTTGGCCGCACCGCCATTTGTGCCGGGGCGCGGCTATGCCCGCCTGTTCGCGACCAGCGTGTTGCAGGCCGATGAAGGGTGCGATTTCGATTTTCTGCGATACGATCAGGGAGAGTCCACATGA
- a CDS encoding GIN domain-containing protein: MNRAGFIGIAAGLAASVLVPRAEAASDSPVLPGFHGIRVAGMARISWHRAARQSVMITGSPALLKRVRLTVTDGMLDLRLKSGIWSGDDGRLQLVVATPHLDRLDVSGMASGTVSGLDGPAFAVTISGTGRLTLSGAVTKAAIAVSGAGRVDAAKLIADDLTVSISGTGTVNGYARQDAHIAVDGVGSVHVAGHPAVRDVSNSGVGSVVFD; this comes from the coding sequence GTGAACCGGGCCGGTTTCATCGGCATTGCCGCGGGTCTGGCGGCGTCGGTGCTCGTGCCGCGCGCTGAAGCCGCAAGCGATTCGCCGGTGCTGCCGGGTTTTCACGGCATCCGGGTTGCCGGAATGGCCCGGATATCGTGGCATCGGGCGGCACGCCAGTCGGTGATGATCACCGGCAGCCCCGCGCTGTTGAAGCGGGTGCGCCTGACGGTGACGGACGGCATGCTGGATCTGCGCCTGAAATCGGGGATCTGGTCCGGCGATGACGGGCGTTTGCAACTGGTGGTCGCCACCCCGCATCTCGACCGGCTCGATGTCAGCGGGATGGCGAGCGGAACCGTGAGCGGACTCGATGGTCCGGCCTTTGCTGTGACTATTTCAGGGACCGGGCGGCTGACGTTGAGCGGGGCGGTGACGAAGGCGGCCATCGCGGTCAGCGGAGCCGGTCGGGTGGATGCGGCAAAGCTGATCGCGGATGATCTGACGGTCAGCATCAGCGGCACCGGCACGGTCAACGGCTATGCCCGGCAGGATGCGCATATCGCGGTCGATGGGGTCGGCTCGGTTCATGTTGCCGGACACCCGGCGGTACGCGACGTATCGAACAGCGGGGTTGGCTCGGTCGTCTTCGACTGA
- a CDS encoding GlcG/HbpS family heme-binding protein, whose amino-acid sequence MTPALPLALARAVLQRALDLAGAADAGRPVCVAVCDAQGFLVCFARSDGAPVRSIELAQGKAYSAARMGVTTCAFLERIHRERIEPGYFCDPRLTALPGGGVMRDGTGMVIGGVGVSGLTSREDQLVADQAAVVTG is encoded by the coding sequence ATGACCCCTGCCCTGCCCCTTGCGCTGGCGCGCGCGGTGCTCCAACGGGCGCTCGACCTCGCGGGGGCGGCGGATGCCGGGAGACCGGTATGCGTTGCGGTATGCGATGCGCAGGGGTTTCTGGTGTGCTTCGCGCGATCGGACGGGGCGCCGGTTCGGAGTATCGAACTCGCGCAGGGCAAGGCCTATTCGGCGGCGCGGATGGGGGTTACGACCTGCGCGTTTCTGGAGCGCATCCACCGCGAGCGGATCGAGCCCGGATATTTCTGCGACCCGCGCCTGACCGCGCTGCCGGGCGGGGGTGTGATGCGGGATGGCACGGGGATGGTGATCGGCGGGGTCGGGGTGAGCGGGCTGACCTCGCGCGAGGATCAACTCGTGGCAGATCAGGCGGCCGTGGTAACCGGGTGA
- the pspB gene encoding envelope stress response membrane protein PspB produces the protein MPDTTLVAVAVPLGGAFMLFVAPVWLWLHYRRDRGRGPDQQRLEAGMANLAANAQRLEARVATLERALLDAEHTDFTRV, from the coding sequence ATGCCCGACACGACATTGGTTGCTGTGGCAGTGCCGCTGGGTGGTGCGTTCATGCTGTTCGTGGCGCCGGTCTGGCTATGGCTGCACTACCGGCGCGACCGGGGACGCGGGCCGGACCAGCAGAGGCTGGAAGCCGGGATGGCCAATCTTGCCGCAAACGCGCAACGCCTGGAGGCGCGGGTGGCGACGCTGGAACGAGCCTTGCTCGACGCCGAACATACTGATTTCACACGGGTTTGA
- a CDS encoding ribonuclease activity regulator RraA, protein MSDLDERFSVLAAVSTATVTTVLLKEGLRNVWLRGTMPLRAGQGRLVGRAFTLRFVPAREDLATPASWSSPTSTRGAIEAMPTGCIAVADAMGVTDAGIFGDILCARMRVRGVAGLVTDGVMRDGAGVLGTGLPVWCRGVAAPPSVAGLTFVGWQEPIGCGGVAVFPDDVIVVDDDGAVVIPAALLDHVVAHAPEQERLEAWIMREVEAGVALPGLYPANAETRARYEADKARS, encoded by the coding sequence ATGAGTGATCTTGACGAACGGTTTTCGGTTCTTGCTGCGGTTTCAACCGCGACGGTGACGACCGTGCTGCTCAAGGAGGGGCTGCGCAATGTGTGGCTGCGCGGGACGATGCCGCTCCGGGCGGGTCAGGGGCGGCTGGTCGGGCGCGCGTTCACCCTGCGTTTCGTGCCCGCACGGGAGGATCTGGCGACGCCGGCCTCCTGGAGCTCGCCGACCTCGACACGGGGTGCGATCGAGGCGATGCCGACAGGGTGCATCGCCGTCGCCGATGCCATGGGGGTGACCGATGCGGGGATTTTCGGGGATATTCTCTGTGCCCGCATGCGGGTGCGCGGGGTCGCCGGGCTGGTGACCGATGGGGTGATGCGCGACGGGGCTGGCGTGCTCGGAACCGGATTGCCGGTATGGTGCCGGGGGGTTGCGGCACCGCCATCGGTCGCGGGGCTGACTTTCGTGGGGTGGCAGGAGCCGATCGGGTGCGGCGGGGTTGCGGTGTTTCCCGATGATGTCATCGTGGTGGATGACGATGGCGCGGTGGTGATCCCGGCGGCGCTGCTCGATCATGTCGTCGCGCACGCGCCGGAGCAGGAGCGGCTGGAAGCGTGGATCATGCGCGAGGTGGAGGCCGGGGTGGCGCTGCCCGGCCTGTATCCCGCCAATGCCGAAACCCGCGCGCGCTACGAGGCCGACAAGGCACGCTCGTGA
- the pspA gene encoding phage shock protein PspA, whose amino-acid sequence MGIFSRLSDIVNSNLNALLDRAEDPQKVIRLVIQEMEDTLVEVRSAAVRLIAERREGERRIVALTRDRDEWQRKAEFAVQRGREDLAKAALLAKSRAAQAIAEAQTQIDAVQAAIAQQNEDVGKLQAKLDDAKSREKAILLRQQNATTRLKVKQSLYDERVTDAFSRFEQVERNLDMMEGRAEAYDLGRRPAEPSVAEEFAALEANDQVERELAELKSRIKPEEKAA is encoded by the coding sequence ATGGGGATTTTCTCGCGGCTTTCAGACATTGTTAACTCCAACCTCAACGCCCTGCTCGACCGGGCGGAAGACCCGCAGAAGGTCATTCGTCTGGTGATCCAGGAAATGGAGGATACGCTGGTCGAGGTGCGTTCGGCGGCGGTGCGGCTGATTGCCGAACGCCGTGAAGGCGAGCGCAGGATTGTGGCCCTCACCCGGGATCGGGACGAATGGCAGCGCAAGGCCGAATTCGCGGTGCAGCGCGGGCGCGAAGATCTCGCCAAGGCGGCATTGCTGGCGAAGAGCCGGGCCGCACAGGCAATTGCGGAAGCGCAGACACAGATCGATGCGGTGCAGGCGGCCATCGCGCAGCAGAACGAGGATGTCGGCAAGTTGCAGGCCAAGCTCGATGACGCGAAATCGCGCGAGAAGGCAATATTGCTGCGCCAGCAGAACGCGACGACGCGGTTGAAGGTGAAGCAATCCCTCTACGACGAGCGGGTCACCGATGCATTCAGCCGGTTCGAACAGGTCGAACGCAATCTCGACATGATGGAAGGCCGCGCCGAGGCGTATGATCTGGGGCGGCGACCGGCCGAGCCGAGCGTTGCCGAGGAGTTCGCGGCACTGGAGGCGAACGATCAGGTCGAGCGGGAACTGGCGGAATTGAAATCGCGCATCAAGCCTGAAGAAAAAGCCGCCTAA
- a CDS encoding PspC domain-containing protein, producing MSTTMNRPDFTTGLHARRGTLAGVCAAVAALIEVPCWIVRAVAVLLLLWHPIVAIVIYLGFAAYIRHGTSRLSQRLSALRDRVAPPRGPEIPVAAPPPVDGLAARFARLDQRLATLERRATDPDCLLRRRFDRL from the coding sequence ATGAGCACGACCATGAACCGTCCTGATTTCACCACTGGCCTTCACGCCCGTCGCGGTACGCTTGCCGGGGTGTGCGCTGCAGTCGCGGCCTTGATCGAGGTGCCATGCTGGATCGTTCGCGCCGTCGCCGTGCTCCTGCTGTTGTGGCACCCGATTGTCGCCATCGTGATCTATCTCGGCTTTGCCGCCTACATCCGCCACGGTACCAGCCGGCTGTCGCAGCGTTTGTCGGCGCTGCGGGACCGGGTGGCACCGCCACGCGGGCCGGAGATCCCGGTCGCCGCGCCACCGCCGGTTGATGGGCTGGCCGCGCGGTTTGCCCGGCTCGACCAGAGGCTCGCCACCCTCGAACGGCGTGCCACCGACCCTGACTGCCTATTGCGTCGCCGGTTCGACCGGCTGTAA
- a CDS encoding sigma 54-interacting transcriptional regulator, translating to MSGTNNAARATLIGESTSFRAMLAHVSDLAAIDRPVLVIGERGTGKELIASRLALLSPRWNQPVLQLNCGALSESLLDSELFGHEAGAFTGATRRRASRFELADHGTLFLDEIANASLAVQEKLLRVIEYGVFERVGGNELIAVDVRVIAATHENLQSRIAERKFRADLLDRLAFDVIRIPPLRERGEDILLLAEHFAQRMTAELGRDFFAGFTSSARDQLLTHTWPGNVRELRNVVERSLYRESDWHAPLGHIRLDPFGTAESAVTGPADPAAILTAALAEHRHNQRRTAAALGITYDQLRHRLRKAGLLEPRARR from the coding sequence ATATCCGGCACGAACAACGCCGCCCGGGCCACCCTGATCGGCGAAAGCACGAGCTTCCGCGCCATGCTTGCCCATGTCTCCGACCTGGCGGCGATCGACCGCCCGGTTCTGGTCATCGGCGAACGCGGCACCGGCAAGGAACTCATAGCGAGCCGCCTCGCTCTGCTCTCGCCGCGCTGGAATCAGCCGGTCCTGCAACTCAATTGCGGCGCTCTGTCCGAATCCCTGCTCGATTCCGAGTTATTCGGCCACGAGGCCGGCGCTTTCACCGGCGCCACCCGTCGCCGTGCCTCGCGCTTCGAACTGGCCGACCACGGCACCTTGTTTCTCGACGAAATCGCCAACGCCTCGCTCGCGGTGCAGGAAAAACTGCTCCGCGTCATCGAATACGGCGTGTTCGAACGCGTCGGCGGCAACGAGCTCATCGCGGTCGATGTCCGCGTCATCGCCGCGACCCATGAGAACCTCCAGTCCAGAATCGCGGAACGGAAGTTCCGGGCCGACCTGCTCGACCGCCTCGCCTTCGACGTCATCCGCATCCCGCCGCTGCGCGAGCGCGGCGAGGATATTCTCCTGCTCGCCGAACATTTCGCCCAACGCATGACCGCCGAACTCGGTCGTGATTTCTTCGCCGGTTTCACCTCATCCGCACGGGATCAATTGCTCACCCATACCTGGCCCGGCAACGTCCGCGAACTCCGCAACGTGGTGGAACGCAGCCTTTACCGGGAAAGCGATTGGCATGCACCGCTCGGCCATATCCGGCTCGATCCGTTCGGCACGGCGGAATCCGCCGTCACTGGCCCCGCCGACCCTGCCGCAATCCTCACCGCCGCTTTGGCCGAACACCGCCACAACCAGCGCCGCACCGCCGCCGCCCTTGGCATTACTTACGACCAGCTCCGGCACCGCCTTCGCAAAGCCGGGTTGCTGGAGCCCCGCGCCCGGCGCTGA
- a CDS encoding pyridoxal-phosphate-dependent aminotransferase family protein, which translates to MNTPTTTVHTGRHFLQIPGPTNVPDRVLRAIDMPTIDHRGPEFAGLGLAVIEGAKRVFRTASPVVIYPSSGTGAWEAAIVNTLSPGDRVLMAETGQFATLWRTMAGRLGLEVDFIEGDWRHGADPAAIGARLAEDRGHTIKAVMVVHNETSTGVTSRIPEIRRAIDQASHPALLLVDTISSLGSIDYRHDEWGVDVTVGGSQKGLMLPPGLGFNAVSDKALAAAAANTSRRSYWDWHEIIAANRTGYWPYTPATNLLYGLREAITMLEEEGLEAVFARHDRHAAATRAAVRAWGMEILCADPREYSSALTAVMMPDGHDADQFREAVLARFDMSLGTGLARLKGRVFRIGHLGHFNDLMLMGTLAGVEMGFEVAGVPYREGGVRAAMDVLSGKARP; encoded by the coding sequence ATGAACACACCGACCACGACCGTTCATACCGGACGGCATTTTCTGCAGATCCCGGGGCCGACCAACGTACCGGACCGGGTGCTGCGGGCGATCGATATGCCGACGATCGATCATCGCGGACCGGAATTTGCGGGGCTCGGCCTCGCGGTGATCGAAGGGGCAAAACGCGTCTTCCGCACCGCGAGCCCGGTGGTAATCTATCCCTCGTCGGGGACCGGGGCGTGGGAGGCGGCGATCGTCAATACGCTATCGCCCGGGGACCGGGTGCTGATGGCCGAGACCGGGCAGTTCGCGACGCTGTGGCGGACCATGGCAGGGCGGCTGGGCCTGGAGGTGGATTTTATCGAGGGCGATTGGCGGCACGGGGCCGATCCGGCGGCGATCGGCGCGCGGCTGGCAGAGGATCGGGGCCACACCATCAAGGCGGTGATGGTGGTGCACAACGAAACCTCGACCGGGGTGACCAGCCGGATTCCGGAAATCAGGCGGGCGATCGATCAGGCGAGCCATCCGGCGCTGCTGTTGGTCGATACGATTTCCTCGCTCGGTTCGATCGATTACCGGCACGATGAATGGGGTGTGGATGTCACGGTCGGGGGATCGCAAAAGGGGCTGATGCTGCCGCCGGGGCTGGGGTTCAACGCGGTTTCGGACAAGGCGCTGGCGGCGGCGGCGGCGAATACGAGCCGGCGGTCCTACTGGGACTGGCACGAGATCATCGCGGCAAACCGCACCGGATACTGGCCCTACACCCCGGCGACCAATCTGCTCTACGGGCTGCGCGAGGCCATCACGATGCTCGAGGAGGAAGGGCTGGAGGCGGTGTTCGCGCGGCACGACCGCCACGCGGCGGCGACGCGGGCGGCGGTGCGCGCCTGGGGGATGGAGATCCTGTGCGCCGACCCGCGCGAGTATTCCAGTGCCCTGACCGCCGTGATGATGCCCGACGGGCATGATGCCGACCAGTTCCGCGAGGCGGTGCTTGCGCGGTTCGACATGTCGCTCGGCACCGGACTGGCGCGGCTGAAGGGGCGGGTATTCCGGATCGGGCATCTCGGTCATTTCAACGATCTGATGCTGATGGGCACGCTTGCCGGCGTGGAGATGGGGTTCGAGGTCGCGGGCGTACCCTACCGCGAGGGTGGGGTACGCGCGGCAATGGACGTGCTGAGCGGAAAGGCGCGGCCCTAG
- a CDS encoding aldo/keto reductase family protein has protein sequence MHYRKLGSSDLTVSTIALGSWLTYSGGVEKSQSIACVKRALERGITLIDTANIYGKGAAETVLGEALADVKRDSYILATKLYFPMTETDKGLSRAQIEKQLDASLKRLRVDHVDLYQCHRYDAETPLHETMEALTAAVKAGKTRYIGFSEWPIEKIREATEMAGVEKFVSSQPQYSMIWRKPEAEIIPYCAAHGISQIVWSPLGQGILTGKYKPGAQPPAGSRATSATMGHFLQDLTERRAVLEAVQAMRPLADRAGLTLAQFALAWVLREPNIAAAIIGASHPDQIDENIKASDATVDPALFAQAEALLTPAMQAA, from the coding sequence ATGCATTATCGCAAACTCGGCTCCAGCGACCTCACCGTGTCCACCATCGCCCTGGGGTCCTGGTTGACCTATTCCGGCGGCGTCGAGAAATCCCAGTCGATTGCCTGTGTCAAACGCGCGCTCGAACGCGGCATCACATTGATCGACACGGCCAACATCTACGGCAAGGGCGCTGCGGAAACCGTGCTCGGCGAAGCCCTCGCGGACGTGAAACGCGACAGCTACATCCTCGCGACCAAACTGTATTTCCCGATGACGGAGACCGACAAGGGCCTGTCGCGCGCCCAGATCGAAAAGCAGCTCGACGCTTCGCTCAAGCGCCTTCGGGTCGATCATGTCGATCTCTATCAGTGTCACCGCTACGATGCGGAAACCCCGCTGCACGAAACCATGGAGGCGCTCACCGCCGCCGTGAAAGCCGGCAAGACCCGCTATATCGGCTTTTCGGAATGGCCCATCGAGAAAATCCGCGAAGCCACCGAAATGGCGGGTGTTGAAAAATTCGTCTCCAGCCAGCCGCAATACTCGATGATCTGGCGGAAGCCCGAAGCCGAAATCATCCCTTATTGCGCGGCCCATGGCATTTCCCAGATCGTGTGGTCGCCGCTCGGTCAGGGGATCCTCACCGGCAAATACAAGCCGGGCGCTCAACCCCCGGCGGGTTCACGCGCGACCAGTGCGACCATGGGCCATTTTCTGCAGGACCTCACCGAGCGCCGCGCCGTTCTCGAAGCGGTTCAGGCCATGCGCCCCCTTGCGGACCGGGCCGGGCTCACCCTCGCCCAGTTCGCCCTTGCCTGGGTGCTGCGCGAACCGAACATCGCCGCCGCGATCATCGGCGCCTCGCATCCCGACCAGATCGACGAGAACATCAAAGCTTCCGATGCGACGGTCGATCCGGCATTGTTCGCGCAGGCCGAGGCCCTGCTCACCCCGGCGATGCAGGCGGCGTAG
- a CDS encoding MFS transporter: MSTTMSRTPRLRTIQRSALTMLVLSGAVNYIDRATLAVGNPLIRKDLGLSVADMGFLLSAFLWSYAFAQLPMGAMVDRFRPRILLTVGLALWSAAQVASGLVGSFGQFYVARIALGIGEAPQFPSASRVTRDWFNPRDRGLSSGIWNTAGPLGTALGVPLLTVLMLNFGWRWMFILMGIAGLVVAVIWYAVYRNPPEVALTAEENAYRTQGDAADQRHHMTFREWRMLFRFRTTWGMIVGYFGCIYMTWIYFAWLPGYFEIQRHMSVKYTGIAAAIPFAWGVVGSLCGGYLADVLVRRGVGQVNSRKYPAGLALIGTAAFTIAAAYVSSNNLAIAFISAAIFLLYITSTCSWALSSVAVPPNLTASVGAMQNFGGYLGGALAPTVTGLIVAATGSFVLALVVGAVVSLVSAASYLFVVKNPITTAQIDRLPAAP, encoded by the coding sequence ATGTCGACCACGATGAGCCGGACCCCGCGACTGCGGACGATCCAGCGATCCGCCTTGACCATGCTGGTGCTTTCAGGGGCGGTAAATTACATCGACCGCGCCACGCTCGCGGTCGGCAACCCGCTGATCCGCAAGGACCTCGGCCTGTCGGTGGCCGATATGGGGTTCCTGCTGTCGGCGTTTTTATGGTCCTACGCCTTCGCGCAACTGCCGATGGGCGCGATGGTGGACCGGTTCCGCCCCCGCATCCTGCTCACCGTGGGGCTGGCGCTGTGGTCGGCGGCGCAGGTCGCGAGCGGACTGGTGGGGAGCTTCGGGCAGTTCTATGTCGCGCGGATCGCGCTCGGCATCGGTGAGGCGCCGCAGTTTCCCTCCGCCAGCCGGGTGACGCGCGACTGGTTCAACCCGCGCGACCGTGGCTTGTCGTCCGGGATCTGGAATACCGCCGGCCCGCTCGGCACCGCACTCGGCGTGCCGCTGCTGACCGTGCTGATGCTGAATTTCGGCTGGCGCTGGATGTTCATTCTGATGGGGATTGCCGGGCTTGTGGTCGCAGTGATCTGGTACGCAGTGTACCGCAACCCGCCGGAGGTGGCGCTGACCGCCGAGGAAAACGCCTATCGGACCCAGGGCGACGCGGCGGACCAGCGCCATCACATGACGTTCCGGGAGTGGCGGATGCTGTTCAGGTTCCGCACGACCTGGGGGATGATCGTCGGGTATTTCGGGTGCATCTATATGACGTGGATCTATTTCGCGTGGTTGCCGGGGTATTTCGAGATCCAGCGGCATATGAGCGTCAAATATACCGGGATCGCAGCGGCGATTCCGTTTGCCTGGGGCGTGGTCGGGTCGCTGTGCGGCGGGTATCTGGCGGATGTGCTGGTACGGCGCGGCGTCGGGCAGGTAAACAGCCGCAAATATCCGGCGGGGCTCGCGCTGATCGGGACGGCGGCTTTCACGATCGCGGCGGCCTATGTGTCGAGCAATAATCTGGCGATCGCGTTCATTTCGGCGGCGATTTTCCTGCTCTACATCACCAGCACCTGCTCCTGGGCGCTCAGCTCGGTCGCGGTGCCGCCGAACCTGACCGCCTCGGTGGGGGCGATGCAGAATTTCGGCGGTTATCTCGGTGGCGCGCTGGCGCCCACGGTGACCGGGCTGATCGTGGCCGCGACGGGCTCGTTCGTGCTTGCTCTGGTGGTCGGCGCGGTGGTCAGTCTGGTCTCCGCGGCTTCCTATCTGTTCGTGGTGAAAAACCCGATCACCACGGCGCAGATCGACCGTCTGCCGGCGGCGCCATGA
- a CDS encoding 2-hydroxyacid dehydrogenase: MNPRAKLLSLGTLMPVIDQALEARFEVLREGPAGDLDAVIAAHGGEIRAIVTRGQRRTDAALIGRLPKLELIANFGVGYDTVEVEAAAAQGVVVTNTPDVLNDEMGDFTVGLLLATVRQLPLAERHLRGGHWQKGAFPLGPSLRGRRIGIAGMGRIGRVIAHRLSGFDLPISYHARNRVPNIDFAYHPDLVGLARAVDVLIVVLPGGETTRHAVNAEVLAALGADGVLINVARGSVVDEEALIAALRDGTILAAGLDVFAAEPHVPDELGAMDNVVLVPHIGTATHHTRGLMADLLIRNVMLWFDGAGPVTPVAETPVVRRG; the protein is encoded by the coding sequence ATGAATCCACGGGCGAAACTGTTGAGCCTGGGCACGCTGATGCCGGTGATCGACCAGGCGTTGGAGGCCCGGTTTGAGGTGCTGCGCGAAGGGCCGGCGGGCGATCTGGACGCGGTGATTGCGGCGCATGGCGGGGAGATCCGCGCAATCGTGACGCGCGGGCAGCGGCGGACCGATGCGGCGTTGATCGGGCGGTTGCCGAAGCTGGAGCTGATCGCGAATTTCGGGGTCGGGTACGATACCGTCGAGGTGGAGGCCGCCGCCGCGCAGGGCGTGGTGGTGACCAATACGCCGGACGTGCTGAACGACGAGATGGGTGATTTCACCGTCGGGCTGCTGCTGGCCACCGTGCGGCAGCTTCCCCTTGCGGAACGGCATCTGCGCGGGGGCCATTGGCAGAAAGGGGCGTTTCCGCTCGGGCCGAGCCTGCGCGGGCGGCGGATCGGGATTGCCGGGATGGGGCGGATCGGGCGGGTGATCGCGCACCGGCTTTCGGGGTTCGACCTGCCGATTTCGTATCATGCCCGGAACCGGGTACCCAATATCGACTTTGCGTATCACCCCGATCTGGTCGGGTTGGCCCGCGCGGTCGATGTGCTGATCGTGGTGCTGCCGGGTGGGGAGACCACGCGCCATGCGGTGAATGCCGAGGTGCTGGCGGCGCTCGGGGCGGATGGGGTGCTGATCAACGTGGCGCGCGGATCAGTGGTGGATGAGGAGGCATTGATCGCGGCGCTGCGGGACGGCACGATATTGGCAGCGGGGCTCGATGTATTCGCCGCCGAACCGCACGTGCCGGACGAATTGGGCGCGATGGATAACGTGGTGCTGGTGCCGCATATCGGCACCGCGACGCATCACACCCGGGGGTTGATGGCGGATTTGCTGATCCGCAACGTGATGTTGTGGTTCGATGGCGCGGGGCCGGTCACGCCGGTTGCTGAAACGCCGGTGGTGCGTCGGGGCTGA